In Carassius auratus strain Wakin unplaced genomic scaffold, ASM336829v1 scaf_tig00001753, whole genome shotgun sequence, a single window of DNA contains:
- the LOC113069575 gene encoding lysine-specific demethylase 3B-like isoform X3, producing the protein MGDSLGLIGKRLLLLLGDGGSAAEGAVEQADWIRGTVRAVSVIGLASPGTEVFVEFDDSPWRQRSWVQVYGDEVRAVLMESAIVWASCSDPSLSAAPQWPALMFKPLVDRVGLGSLVPVEFFGARTLAFLPNGSALHTFETEKDFGHSLLQEQPALQAAISRWHSDSELQEILRKGSCTIRGQRVQVYQPEFGEPWALGLVSQHDLVSHIMEIIMDQGEETQVVDPRVIHVMLAVEQSEKSPDRRKKEGDGGKGEGGRRRRTTSEGDEDITLKRFKGAGEGASDSQNGSGSNTDAEAMVTCVEMPGEGGVGGRVTSTCSPGSSNNSNSSQQEHSHIRSTGFVKENGSFVPNQERISSSVSAVLPASTPTPPPLKPAPSPFSNTFPSLGQMPSLVPGAPAPKSSPTLPAAEREEEGVLSGYPKTAALVSPGPVTISSPSQDNASSVALSAPVEANKKPSKWGSAPEAIQTPKTPALAAAGFGKQSSEPVFGEVPTQANGSSQEDKPFGFPFGAAKESQGQGSDPSQNLFFQIMSQNQSITQGQSKAFTSLSECLNKEPPNLFKPAAPSEGFKKVVAASTSAGLFGSAAASGLAPMKELPKVPEIKPAGNGIIMNKPFGAVGEAFPPATGQAASSAEPLNPSLGLGTSGLGSARNVNSSNPGSGFGLLASNKVSETHENLFLQATKETNPFLAYGGAVSHSPFSALSAPKSALSASAVSPSGSSGPLSQDPPGGDAKPNLFTMAEPPKGILAPQFPAPALTTTPSFTSVAQDGQQMSKPSKEGSDGSPGTRLSTEGQDVAMPFDQTKFALEERSHSTKRDSESSSNSDLSDLSEGEDNSGQSQKPGVSSATEDKSKTQPVAKSRPRSKPIKVGQSVLKDQNKVRRLKQSGESFLQDGSCINVAPHLHKCRECRLERYRKSREDSDDDDDPNVACRFFHFRRLAFTKKGVLRVEGFLSPQQSDSMAMGLWLPSLTAQEGLDLDTSKYILANVGDQFCQLVMSEKEAMMMIEPHQKVAWKRAVRGVREMCDVCETTLFNIHWVCRKCGFGVCLDCYRLRKNRPPEACLGLTSALSVDESPEEEVFSWLKCAKGQPHEPQNLMPTQIIPGTALYSIGDMVHAARGKWGIKANCPCTSRHNKPLVRPSAPNGLSQSGAANSVGNGATTRPNGDPAAGAVVKTEPVEEAGSADTTSGTSGTNSSTSSPAPAPTPAAKDGKGSSSALHWLADLATQKEPKDTMCSGSSSGFISESLRSVMGRDSRTPFGLDSFGTLSKPSGASPKLFNSLLLGAGPSQPKAEGTSLRDLLNSGPGKLPQGPAEGGVPFPSVFSTAGQADKMKGGLPNFLDHIIASVVETKKAESRRSSGAAEGGESGAVPRREGLMGLSVLDPHTSHSWLCDGRLLCLQDPSNSNNWKIFRECWKQGQPVLVSGIHKKLKEHLWKPESFSKEFGDQDVDLVNCRNCAIISDVKVRDFWDGFQVISKRLQGGDGQPMVLKLKDWPPGEDFRDMMPTRFDDLMVNLPLPEYTKRDGRLNLASRLPNFFVRPDLGPKMYNAYGLISTEDRKVGTTNLHLDVSDAVNVMVYVGIPEGDSDHEIKVMQTIEEGDVDEVTKRRVYEAKEKPGALWHIYAAKDAEKIRELLRKVGEEQGQENPPDHDPIHDQSWYLDQTLRRRLYEEYGVQGWSIVQFLGDAVFIPAGAPHQVHNLYSCIKVAEDFVSPEHVKHCFRLTQEFRHLSTTHTNHEDKLQVKNIIYHAVKDAVGTLKAHEPKLGRS; encoded by the exons ATGGGGGACTCGCTCGGTCTGATCGGGAagcggctgctgctgctgctcggTGACGGGGGCTCCGCGGCGGAAGGGGCGGTGGAGCAGGCGGACTGGATCCGCGGAACCGTGCGGGCGGTCAGTGTGATCGGGCTGGCAAGCCCCGGGACGGAG GTGTTTGTGGAGTTTGACGACAGCCCTTGGCGGCAGCGCTCATGGGTGCAGGTGTACGGGGACGAGGTGCGAGCCGTTCTCATGGAGAGTGCCATCGTCTGGGCCAGCTGCAGTGATCCGTCGCTCTCCGCTGCGCCTCAGTGGCCAGCCTTG ATGTTTAAACCTCTGGTTGACCGAGTGGGTTTGGGATCCCTGGTTCCTGTGGAGTTCTTTGGCGCGAGAACCTTGGCATTTCTCCCTAACGGAAGCGCACTGCACACTTTTGAG acTGAAAAAGATTTCGGACACTCTCTGCTACAAGAGCAGCCGGCGCTTCAAGCGGCCATCAGCCGCTGGCACAGTGACTCGGAGTTGCAGGAGATCCTGCGGAAAG GATCGTGCACTATTCGGGGTCAGAGAGTGCAGGTGTACCAGCCTGAGTTTGGGGAGCCCTGGGCCTTGGGACTCGTATCTCAGCACGATCTAGTTTCACACATTATGGAGATTATCATGGACCAG GGTGAAGAGACACAAGTCGTCGATCCCCGGGTTATTCACGTGATGCTTGCTGTGGAGCAGTCAGAGAAG AGCCCAGATCGACGCAAGAAGGAGGGCGATGGTGGGAAAGGTGAGGGCGGTCGGCGGCGCCGGACAACATCTGAAGGAGATGAAGACATTACTCTGAAACGTTTCAAAGGAGCCGGAGAGGGCGCCTCTGACAGCCAGAATGGCAGTGGCTCTAACACGGACGCTGAGGCTATGGTAACATGTGTAGAGATGCCGGGAGAGGGTGGCGTAGGTGGGAGGGTGACGAGCACCTGTAGTCCAGGCTCCTCTAACAACAGCAATTCCTCTCAGCAGGAGCACTCCCACATAAGGAGCACAGGTTTTGTTAAGGAGAATGGCAGTTTTGTCCCAAACCAAGAAAGGATATCCTCTTCAGTATCAGCGGTGCTTCCTGCGTCCACTCCAACACCACCTCCATTGAAGCCTGCACCGTCGCCCTTTTCTAACACTTTTCCTTCTTTGGGTCAAATGCCCAGCTTGGTGCCCGGAGCCCCTGCCCCGAAATCCTCTCCCACACTCCCGGCAGCCGAGAGGGAGGAGGAAGGTGTCCTTTCAGGGTATCCTAAAACAGCTGCCCTGGTGTCTCCGGGTCCTGTGACCATTTCATCACCTTCCCAAGACAACGCTTCAAGTGTGGCCCTTTCTGCTCCTGTAGAAGCAAACAAAAAGCCCAGTAAATGGGGATCTGCTCCAGAAGCAATCCAG ACCCCCAAGACCCCTGCTCTAGCTGCTGCAGGATTTGGTAAACAGTCAAGTGAGCCAGTGTTTGGAGAAGTTCCCACACAGGCCAATGGTTCTTCCCAGGAGGACAAGCCTTTTGGCTTTCCTTTTGGAGCTGCGAAGGAGTCTCAGGGGCAGGGCTCTGATCCCTCACAGAACCTGTTCTTCCAAATCATGTCTCAGAACCAGAGCATCACACAAGGCCAGTCAAAGGCCTTCACGTCCTTGTCCGAGTGCCTGAACAAGGAGCCGCCCAACCTGTTCAAGCCTGCCGCTCCCTCCGAGGGTTTCAAAAAGGTGGTTGCAGCTTCTACATCCGCTGGACTGTTTGGTTCAGCAGCTGCTAGTGGCCTGGCACCAATGAAAGAGCTGCCAAAAGTGCCTGAGATCAAGCCTGCAGGCAATGGGATCATAATGAACAAGCCTTTCGGAGCGGTGGGGGAGGCTTTTCCCCCAGCCACAGGTCAAGCTGCGAGCTCTGCAGAGCCTCTGAATCCCTCTTTGGGATTAGGAACCAGCGGACTGGGAAGTGCCAGAAATGTTAACAGCTCAAATCCAGGCAGCGGTTTTGGTCTGCTGGCTAGCAACAAGGTTTCGGAAACTCATGAGAACCTTTTCCTACAGGCCACGAAGGAAACAAATCCATTTCTTGCTTATGGCGGAGCTGTTTCACACAGCCCTTTTAGTGCATTGTCAGCCCCGAAGTCTGCGCTGTCCGCGTCTGCTGTCTCTCCTTCAGGCAGCTCTGGTCCACTTAGTCAAGATCCTCCTGGTGGTGATGCCAAACCAAATCTCTTCACCATGGCAGAACCTCCTAAGGGAATCTTAGCCCCCCAGTTCCCTGCTCCTGCCCTCACGACCACTCCGTCATTCACTTCAGTTGCCCAGGATGGACAACAAATGTCCAAACCAAGCAAAGAGGGTTCAGATGGCAGCCCGGGAACCCGCCTCAGCACCGAAGGCCAAGATGTGGCTATGCCTTTTGACCAAACCAAGTTTGCTTTGGAGGAACGCAGTCATTCCACCAAAAGAGATTCAGAGTCCAGTAGCAACAGTGACCTGTCTGATTTGAGCGAGGGGGAGGACAACTCCGGCCAGAGCCAGAAACCTGGGGTTTCCTCAGCCACTGAGGATAAGAGCAAGACCCAGCCTGTGGCTAAGAGCCGGCCACGGAGCAAACCCATCAAAG TGGGACAGTCCGTGTTGAAGGACCAGAATAAGGTTCGGCGCTTGAAGCAGTCCGGAGAGTCCTTTCTACAAGACGGCTCCTGCATTAACGTGGCGCCCCACCTGCACAAATGCCGCGAGTGCCGTCTGGAGCGCTACAGGAAATCCCGCGAGGACtcggatgatgatgatgacccAAACGTGGCTTGCCGATTCTTCCACTTCCGCAG GCTGGCTTTCACTAAGAAGGGAGTCCTTCGCGTGGAGGGCTTTCTGAGCCCGCAGCAGAGTGACAGCATGGCGATGGGCCTGTGGCTCCCCTCCCTCACAGCACAGGAAGGACTTGACCTGGACACGTCCAAATATATTTTAGCAAACGTGGGTGACCAGTTTTGCCAACTGGTCATGTCAGAGAAAGAGGCCATGATGATGATCGAGCCCCATC AAAAAGTGGCATGGAAGCGAGCTGTGAGGGGAGTGAGAGAGATGTGCGACGTGTGTGAGACGACGCTGTTCAACATCCACTGGGTGTGTCGCAAATGCGGCTTCGGCGTTTGTCTCGACTGCTACCGGCTACGCAAGAACAGGCCACCTGAAG CATGTCTCGGACTCACTTCTGCTCTTTCAGTAGACGAGAGTCCTGAAGAAGAGGTGTTCTCATGGCTGAAGTGTGCTAAAGGCCAGCCACACGAACCACAGAACCTCATGCCCACTCAAATTATACCTGGCACGG CCTTATACAGCATAGGTGACATGGTACACGCAGCCAGAGGTAAATGGGGCATCAAAGCGAACTGCCCCTGCACTAGTCGACATAACAAACCCTTGGTGCGGCCCAGTGCTCCAAACGGCCTTTCACAG TCGGGTGCAGCTAACAGTGTGGGGAATGGAGCCACAACCCGTCCGAACGGGGACCCGGCAGCGGGTGCTGTAGTCAAAACAGAGCCTGTTGAGGAGGCGGGCAGCGCTGACACAACGTCAGGCACCAGTGGGACAAACAGCAGCACTTCTAGTCCTGCTCCTGCCCCGACACCAGCTGCTAAAGATGGCAAGGGCAGTTCCTCGGCCCTTCACTGGCTGGCTGACCTGGCCACACAAAAGGAGCCCAAAG ACACAATGTGCTCAGGCTCTTCCTCTGGTTTTATCTCAGAGTCTCTGCGCTCCGTGATGGGTCGAGACTCTCGTACTCCATTTGGTCTGGACTCCTTCGGGACCCTTTCCAAACCCTCAGGGGCTAGTCCCAAGCTCTTCAACAGTCTGCTGCTGGGCGCTGGCCCTTCCCAACCCAAAGCAGAGGGCACTAGTCTCCGAGATCTACTGAACTCTGGCCCCGGAAAGCTCCCGCAAGGTCCCGCCGAGGGAGGTGTTCCCTTCCCTTCAGTGTTCTCCACTGCTGGT CAGGCTGATAAAATGAAGGGAGGACTTCCTAACTTCTTGGATCATATCATTGCATCAGTGGTGGAGACGAAGAAGGCAGAGAGTCGCCGGTCATCAGGGGCAGCAGAAGGCGGCGAGTCGGGGGCCGTTCCTCGCAGAGAGGGCTTGATGGGTCTCAGTGTATTAGACCCTCACACTTCCCACTCCTGGCTGTGCGATGGCCGACTGCTCTGCCTGCAGGACCCCAGCAACAGCAACAACTGGAAGATCTTCAGAGAGTGCTGGAAACAAGGACAG CCTGTGCTGGTCTCAGGCATACACAAGAAGCTGAAGGAACACTTATGGAAGCCAGAGTCCTTTAGCAAGGAGTTTGGAGACCAGGATGTGGACCTGGTCAACTGTAGGAACTGCGCCATCATTTCTGATGTCAAAGTCAGAGACTTCTGGGATGGTTTCCAGGTTATTTCCA AGCGGTTGCAGGGTGGAGATGGCCAACCTATGGTACTGAAACTTAAAGACTGGCCTCCTGGAGAAGATTTCAGAGATATGATGCCCACTCG GTTTGATGATCTCATGGTGAACCTTCCTCTGCCAGAGTACACAAAGAGAGATGGCCGGCTCAACTTGGCCTCTCGTCTTCCAAACTTCTTCGTACGGCCAGATCTGGGTCCTAAAATGTACAATGCCTACG GTCTGATCTCCACAGAAGACAGGAAGGTTGGCACCACTAACCTGCATCTGGACGTATCTGATGCAGTCAACGTAATGGTGTATGTGGGCATCCCAGAAGGAGACAGTGACCATGAAATCA AGGTGATGCAGACCATTGAAGAGGGAGATGTGGATGAAGTGACTAAGAGAAGAGTCTATGAGGCAAAGGAGAAACCTGGAGCTCTCTGGCACATCTACGCCGCCAAAGATGCAGAGAAGATCCGTGAGCTCCTGCGAAAG GTTGGAGAGGAACAAGGTCAAGAGAACCCACCAGACCATGATCCAATCCACGACCAGAGCTGGTACCTGGATCAGACGCTGCGTCGCCGGCTGTATGAGGAGTACGGGGTCCAGGGCTGGTCTATTGTGCAGTTTTTGGGAGATGCTGTGTTCATCCCAGCTGGTGCGCCACATCAG GTGCACAACTTGTACAGCTGTATCAAGGTCGCAGAGGACTTTGTTTCTCCCGAGCATGTGAAGCACTGTTTTAGACTGACGCAGGAGTTCCGGCACCTGTCCACCACTCACACTAACCATGAGGACAAGCTACAG GTGAAGAACATCATCTACCATGCCGTGAAGGATGCTGTGGGAACATTAAAAGCCCATGAGCCTAAACTAGGCCGCTCTTAG
- the LOC113069575 gene encoding lysine-specific demethylase 3B-like isoform X11, with protein MGDSLGLIGKRLLLLLGDGGSAAEGAVEQADWIRGTVRAVSVIGLASPGTEVFVEFDDSPWRQRSWVQVYGDEVRAVLMESAIVWASCSDPSLSAAPQWPALMFKPLVDRVGLGSLVPVEFFGARTLAFLPNGSALHTFETEKDFGHSLLQEQPALQAAISRWHSDSELQEILRKGSCTIRGQRVQVYQPEFGEPWALGLVSQHDLVSHIMEIIMDQGEETQVVDPRVIHVMLAVEQSEKSPDRRKKEGDGGKGEGGRRRRTTSEGDEDITLKRFKGAGEGASDSQNGSGSNTDAEAMVTCVEMPGEGGVGGRVTSTCSPGSSNNSNSSQQEHSHIRSTGFVKENGSFVPNQERISSSVSAVLPASTPTPPPLKPAPSPFSNTFPSLGQMPSLVPGAPAPKSSPTLPAAEREEEGVLSGYPKTAALVSPGPVTISSPSQDNASSVALSAPVEANKKPSKWGSAPEAIQTPKTPALAAAGFGKQSSEPVFGEVPTQANGSSQEDKPFGFPFGAAKESQGQGSDPSQNLFFQIMSQNQSITQGQSKAFTSLSECLNKEPPNLFKPAAPSEGFKKVVAASTSAGLFGSAAASGLAPMKELPKVPEIKPAGNGIIMNKPFGAVGEAFPPATGQAASSAEPLNPSLGLGTSGLGSARNVNSSNPGSGFGLLASNKVSETHENLFLQATKETNPFLAYGGAVSHSPFSALSAPKSALSASAVSPSGSSGPLSQDPPGGDAKPNLFTMAEPPKGILAPQFPAPALTTTPSFTSVAQDGQQMSKPSKEGSDGSPGTRLSTEGQDVAMPFDQTKFALEERSHSTKRDSESSSNSDLSDLSEGEDNSGQSQKPGVSSATEDKSKTQPVAKSRPRSKPIKVGQSVLKDQNKVRRLKQSGESFLQDGSCINVAPHLHKCRECRLERYRKSREDSDDDDDPNVACRFFHFRRLAFTKKGVLRVEGFLSPQQSDSMAMGLWLPSLTAQEGLDLDTSKYILANVGDQFCQLVMSEKEAMMMIEPHQKVAWKRAVRGVREMCDVCETTLFNIHWVCRKCGFGVCLDCYRLRKNRPPEVDESPEEEVFSWLKCAKGQPHEPQNLMPTQIIPGTALYSIGDMVHAARGKWGIKANCPCTSRHNKPLVRPSAPNGLSQSGAANSVGNGATTRPNGDPAAGAVVKTEPVEEAGSADTTSGTSGTNSSTSSPAPAPTPAAKDGKGSSSALHWLADLATQKEPKDTMCSGSSSGFISESLRSVMGRDSRTPFGLDSFGTLSKPSGASPKLFNSLLLGAGPSQPKAEGTSLRDLLNSGPGKLPQGPAEGGVPFPSVFSTAGQADKMKGGLPNFLDHIIASVVETKKAESRRSSGAAEGGESGAVPRREGLMGLSVLDPHTSHSWLCDGRLLCLQDPSNSNNWKIFRECWKQGQPVLVSGIHKKLKEHLWKPESFSKEFGDQDVDLVNCRNCAIISDVKVRDFWDGFQVISKRLQGGDGQPMVLKLKDWPPGEDFRDMMPTRFDDLMVNLPLPEYTKRDGRLNLASRLPNFFVRPDLGPKMYNAYGLISTEDRKVGTTNLHLDVSDAVNVMVYVGIPEGDSDHEIKVMQTIEEGDVDEVTKRRVYEAKEKPGALWHIYAAKDAEKIRELLRKVGEEQGQENPPDHDPIHDQSWYLDQTLRRRLYEEYGVQGWSIVQFLGDAVFIPAGAPHQVHNLYSCIKVAEDFVSPEHVKHCFRLTQEFRHLSTTHTNHEDKLQVKNIIYHAVKDAVGTLKAHEPKLGRS; from the exons ATGGGGGACTCGCTCGGTCTGATCGGGAagcggctgctgctgctgctcggTGACGGGGGCTCCGCGGCGGAAGGGGCGGTGGAGCAGGCGGACTGGATCCGCGGAACCGTGCGGGCGGTCAGTGTGATCGGGCTGGCAAGCCCCGGGACGGAG GTGTTTGTGGAGTTTGACGACAGCCCTTGGCGGCAGCGCTCATGGGTGCAGGTGTACGGGGACGAGGTGCGAGCCGTTCTCATGGAGAGTGCCATCGTCTGGGCCAGCTGCAGTGATCCGTCGCTCTCCGCTGCGCCTCAGTGGCCAGCCTTG ATGTTTAAACCTCTGGTTGACCGAGTGGGTTTGGGATCCCTGGTTCCTGTGGAGTTCTTTGGCGCGAGAACCTTGGCATTTCTCCCTAACGGAAGCGCACTGCACACTTTTGAG acTGAAAAAGATTTCGGACACTCTCTGCTACAAGAGCAGCCGGCGCTTCAAGCGGCCATCAGCCGCTGGCACAGTGACTCGGAGTTGCAGGAGATCCTGCGGAAAG GATCGTGCACTATTCGGGGTCAGAGAGTGCAGGTGTACCAGCCTGAGTTTGGGGAGCCCTGGGCCTTGGGACTCGTATCTCAGCACGATCTAGTTTCACACATTATGGAGATTATCATGGACCAG GGTGAAGAGACACAAGTCGTCGATCCCCGGGTTATTCACGTGATGCTTGCTGTGGAGCAGTCAGAGAAG AGCCCAGATCGACGCAAGAAGGAGGGCGATGGTGGGAAAGGTGAGGGCGGTCGGCGGCGCCGGACAACATCTGAAGGAGATGAAGACATTACTCTGAAACGTTTCAAAGGAGCCGGAGAGGGCGCCTCTGACAGCCAGAATGGCAGTGGCTCTAACACGGACGCTGAGGCTATGGTAACATGTGTAGAGATGCCGGGAGAGGGTGGCGTAGGTGGGAGGGTGACGAGCACCTGTAGTCCAGGCTCCTCTAACAACAGCAATTCCTCTCAGCAGGAGCACTCCCACATAAGGAGCACAGGTTTTGTTAAGGAGAATGGCAGTTTTGTCCCAAACCAAGAAAGGATATCCTCTTCAGTATCAGCGGTGCTTCCTGCGTCCACTCCAACACCACCTCCATTGAAGCCTGCACCGTCGCCCTTTTCTAACACTTTTCCTTCTTTGGGTCAAATGCCCAGCTTGGTGCCCGGAGCCCCTGCCCCGAAATCCTCTCCCACACTCCCGGCAGCCGAGAGGGAGGAGGAAGGTGTCCTTTCAGGGTATCCTAAAACAGCTGCCCTGGTGTCTCCGGGTCCTGTGACCATTTCATCACCTTCCCAAGACAACGCTTCAAGTGTGGCCCTTTCTGCTCCTGTAGAAGCAAACAAAAAGCCCAGTAAATGGGGATCTGCTCCAGAAGCAATCCAG ACCCCCAAGACCCCTGCTCTAGCTGCTGCAGGATTTGGTAAACAGTCAAGTGAGCCAGTGTTTGGAGAAGTTCCCACACAGGCCAATGGTTCTTCCCAGGAGGACAAGCCTTTTGGCTTTCCTTTTGGAGCTGCGAAGGAGTCTCAGGGGCAGGGCTCTGATCCCTCACAGAACCTGTTCTTCCAAATCATGTCTCAGAACCAGAGCATCACACAAGGCCAGTCAAAGGCCTTCACGTCCTTGTCCGAGTGCCTGAACAAGGAGCCGCCCAACCTGTTCAAGCCTGCCGCTCCCTCCGAGGGTTTCAAAAAGGTGGTTGCAGCTTCTACATCCGCTGGACTGTTTGGTTCAGCAGCTGCTAGTGGCCTGGCACCAATGAAAGAGCTGCCAAAAGTGCCTGAGATCAAGCCTGCAGGCAATGGGATCATAATGAACAAGCCTTTCGGAGCGGTGGGGGAGGCTTTTCCCCCAGCCACAGGTCAAGCTGCGAGCTCTGCAGAGCCTCTGAATCCCTCTTTGGGATTAGGAACCAGCGGACTGGGAAGTGCCAGAAATGTTAACAGCTCAAATCCAGGCAGCGGTTTTGGTCTGCTGGCTAGCAACAAGGTTTCGGAAACTCATGAGAACCTTTTCCTACAGGCCACGAAGGAAACAAATCCATTTCTTGCTTATGGCGGAGCTGTTTCACACAGCCCTTTTAGTGCATTGTCAGCCCCGAAGTCTGCGCTGTCCGCGTCTGCTGTCTCTCCTTCAGGCAGCTCTGGTCCACTTAGTCAAGATCCTCCTGGTGGTGATGCCAAACCAAATCTCTTCACCATGGCAGAACCTCCTAAGGGAATCTTAGCCCCCCAGTTCCCTGCTCCTGCCCTCACGACCACTCCGTCATTCACTTCAGTTGCCCAGGATGGACAACAAATGTCCAAACCAAGCAAAGAGGGTTCAGATGGCAGCCCGGGAACCCGCCTCAGCACCGAAGGCCAAGATGTGGCTATGCCTTTTGACCAAACCAAGTTTGCTTTGGAGGAACGCAGTCATTCCACCAAAAGAGATTCAGAGTCCAGTAGCAACAGTGACCTGTCTGATTTGAGCGAGGGGGAGGACAACTCCGGCCAGAGCCAGAAACCTGGGGTTTCCTCAGCCACTGAGGATAAGAGCAAGACCCAGCCTGTGGCTAAGAGCCGGCCACGGAGCAAACCCATCAAAG TGGGACAGTCCGTGTTGAAGGACCAGAATAAGGTTCGGCGCTTGAAGCAGTCCGGAGAGTCCTTTCTACAAGACGGCTCCTGCATTAACGTGGCGCCCCACCTGCACAAATGCCGCGAGTGCCGTCTGGAGCGCTACAGGAAATCCCGCGAGGACtcggatgatgatgatgacccAAACGTGGCTTGCCGATTCTTCCACTTCCGCAG GCTGGCTTTCACTAAGAAGGGAGTCCTTCGCGTGGAGGGCTTTCTGAGCCCGCAGCAGAGTGACAGCATGGCGATGGGCCTGTGGCTCCCCTCCCTCACAGCACAGGAAGGACTTGACCTGGACACGTCCAAATATATTTTAGCAAACGTGGGTGACCAGTTTTGCCAACTGGTCATGTCAGAGAAAGAGGCCATGATGATGATCGAGCCCCATC AAAAAGTGGCATGGAAGCGAGCTGTGAGGGGAGTGAGAGAGATGTGCGACGTGTGTGAGACGACGCTGTTCAACATCCACTGGGTGTGTCGCAAATGCGGCTTCGGCGTTTGTCTCGACTGCTACCGGCTACGCAAGAACAGGCCACCTGAAG TAGACGAGAGTCCTGAAGAAGAGGTGTTCTCATGGCTGAAGTGTGCTAAAGGCCAGCCACACGAACCACAGAACCTCATGCCCACTCAAATTATACCTGGCACGG CCTTATACAGCATAGGTGACATGGTACACGCAGCCAGAGGTAAATGGGGCATCAAAGCGAACTGCCCCTGCACTAGTCGACATAACAAACCCTTGGTGCGGCCCAGTGCTCCAAACGGCCTTTCACAG TCGGGTGCAGCTAACAGTGTGGGGAATGGAGCCACAACCCGTCCGAACGGGGACCCGGCAGCGGGTGCTGTAGTCAAAACAGAGCCTGTTGAGGAGGCGGGCAGCGCTGACACAACGTCAGGCACCAGTGGGACAAACAGCAGCACTTCTAGTCCTGCTCCTGCCCCGACACCAGCTGCTAAAGATGGCAAGGGCAGTTCCTCGGCCCTTCACTGGCTGGCTGACCTGGCCACACAAAAGGAGCCCAAAG ACACAATGTGCTCAGGCTCTTCCTCTGGTTTTATCTCAGAGTCTCTGCGCTCCGTGATGGGTCGAGACTCTCGTACTCCATTTGGTCTGGACTCCTTCGGGACCCTTTCCAAACCCTCAGGGGCTAGTCCCAAGCTCTTCAACAGTCTGCTGCTGGGCGCTGGCCCTTCCCAACCCAAAGCAGAGGGCACTAGTCTCCGAGATCTACTGAACTCTGGCCCCGGAAAGCTCCCGCAAGGTCCCGCCGAGGGAGGTGTTCCCTTCCCTTCAGTGTTCTCCACTGCTGGT CAGGCTGATAAAATGAAGGGAGGACTTCCTAACTTCTTGGATCATATCATTGCATCAGTGGTGGAGACGAAGAAGGCAGAGAGTCGCCGGTCATCAGGGGCAGCAGAAGGCGGCGAGTCGGGGGCCGTTCCTCGCAGAGAGGGCTTGATGGGTCTCAGTGTATTAGACCCTCACACTTCCCACTCCTGGCTGTGCGATGGCCGACTGCTCTGCCTGCAGGACCCCAGCAACAGCAACAACTGGAAGATCTTCAGAGAGTGCTGGAAACAAGGACAG CCTGTGCTGGTCTCAGGCATACACAAGAAGCTGAAGGAACACTTATGGAAGCCAGAGTCCTTTAGCAAGGAGTTTGGAGACCAGGATGTGGACCTGGTCAACTGTAGGAACTGCGCCATCATTTCTGATGTCAAAGTCAGAGACTTCTGGGATGGTTTCCAGGTTATTTCCA AGCGGTTGCAGGGTGGAGATGGCCAACCTATGGTACTGAAACTTAAAGACTGGCCTCCTGGAGAAGATTTCAGAGATATGATGCCCACTCG GTTTGATGATCTCATGGTGAACCTTCCTCTGCCAGAGTACACAAAGAGAGATGGCCGGCTCAACTTGGCCTCTCGTCTTCCAAACTTCTTCGTACGGCCAGATCTGGGTCCTAAAATGTACAATGCCTACG GTCTGATCTCCACAGAAGACAGGAAGGTTGGCACCACTAACCTGCATCTGGACGTATCTGATGCAGTCAACGTAATGGTGTATGTGGGCATCCCAGAAGGAGACAGTGACCATGAAATCA AGGTGATGCAGACCATTGAAGAGGGAGATGTGGATGAAGTGACTAAGAGAAGAGTCTATGAGGCAAAGGAGAAACCTGGAGCTCTCTGGCACATCTACGCCGCCAAAGATGCAGAGAAGATCCGTGAGCTCCTGCGAAAG GTTGGAGAGGAACAAGGTCAAGAGAACCCACCAGACCATGATCCAATCCACGACCAGAGCTGGTACCTGGATCAGACGCTGCGTCGCCGGCTGTATGAGGAGTACGGGGTCCAGGGCTGGTCTATTGTGCAGTTTTTGGGAGATGCTGTGTTCATCCCAGCTGGTGCGCCACATCAG GTGCACAACTTGTACAGCTGTATCAAGGTCGCAGAGGACTTTGTTTCTCCCGAGCATGTGAAGCACTGTTTTAGACTGACGCAGGAGTTCCGGCACCTGTCCACCACTCACACTAACCATGAGGACAAGCTACAG GTGAAGAACATCATCTACCATGCCGTGAAGGATGCTGTGGGAACATTAAAAGCCCATGAGCCTAAACTAGGCCGCTCTTAG